In the Anguilla anguilla isolate fAngAng1 chromosome 7, fAngAng1.pri, whole genome shotgun sequence genome, one interval contains:
- the ninj2 gene encoding ninjurin-2 yields the protein MPSTKGRADLQVERGGLLNLNHYATKKSVAESMLDVALMMANASQMKAVLEQGPDFKYYITLVVLIGVSLLFQIAAGALFILMARKDINDAANQRKLDIINNVATGLVFITVIINIFITAFGVQKTGLYPKPN from the exons gTGGAGCGAGGTGGCCTTCTCAACCTGAACCACTATGCCACCAAGAAGAGTGTGGCAGAAAGCATGCTGGATGTGGCTCTGATGATGGCCAACGCCTCACAGATGAAGGCAGTGCTTGAGCAGGGGCCTGATTTCAAGTATTACATCACTCTGGTGGTGCTGATTGGGGTCTCCCTGCTCTTCCAGATCGCCGCAGGGGCTCTCTTCATCCTCATGG CTCGGAAGGATATCAACGATGCTGCCAACCAGAGGAAGCTTGACATAATAAACAATGTAGCTACTGGGCTGGTTTTTATCACCGTCATCATCAATATCTTCATCACTGCTTTTGGGGTGCAGAAGACAGGGCTGTACCCCAAACCCAACTGA